A single window of Elusimicrobiota bacterium DNA harbors:
- a CDS encoding transposase — MPRQGRINIAGGIYHIIQRGLERREIFKNDEDREEFLRRSAEGVENTGHKCYGWVLMPNHFHLLIRSGAKPLSELMSRLLTGYAVYFNRKYKRSGYLYQNRYKSILCQEDNYLLELVRYIHLNPLRAKLVKDMEGLNKYKWSGHSVLIGNNKEVKWQSTDDILELFGRKPNEAVKKYIEFVKEAKDINHREELSGGGLIRSAGGWKEAVRLSRSRHKQLGDERMLGDGEFVSSILKESEENLNRREHLKREGWDKEKLIKRVCGLMNIKEEDIYKRSKNSRISKARNLLTYWGKKELGITGSELGRLLNITGSAISQSIKKGEKLARENNHKLIT; from the coding sequence ATGCCAAGACAGGGAAGAATAAACATAGCAGGTGGGATATATCATATAATCCAGCGCGGATTGGAGCGCCGGGAAATATTTAAAAATGATGAAGATCGGGAAGAATTTTTAAGGCGTTCAGCTGAAGGGGTAGAAAATACTGGACACAAATGTTACGGTTGGGTGCTGATGCCCAACCATTTTCATTTGTTGATAAGAAGCGGTGCTAAACCGTTGAGCGAACTAATGAGCCGTCTCCTGACCGGCTACGCTGTTTATTTCAACCGTAAATATAAACGAAGCGGATATTTGTATCAAAACCGGTATAAATCCATTTTATGCCAGGAAGATAATTATTTATTGGAACTAGTGCGGTATATACACTTAAATCCATTGAGAGCAAAACTTGTTAAAGACATGGAAGGATTAAATAAATACAAATGGAGCGGCCATTCGGTATTAATAGGAAATAATAAGGAAGTTAAGTGGCAAAGCACTGATGATATACTGGAACTATTCGGTAGAAAACCAAATGAAGCAGTGAAGAAATACATTGAATTTGTAAAAGAAGCGAAGGATATTAACCATCGGGAGGAATTAAGCGGCGGCGGATTGATTCGCAGTGCCGGCGGGTGGAAAGAGGCAGTAAGATTAAGCAGAAGCAGGCATAAACAGCTTGGAGATGAGCGGATGTTGGGGGACGGAGAGTTTGTAAGCTCAATATTAAAGGAATCGGAAGAAAACTTAAATAGGCGAGAACATTTAAAGCGGGAAGGGTGGGATAAAGAAAAATTAATAAAACGTGTTTGCGGACTAATGAACATAAAGGAAGAAGATATATATAAACGTAGTAAAAATAGCAGAATATCAAAGGCGAGAAACCTATTAACTTATTGGGGAAAAAAAGAATTAGGCATAACCGGCAGCGAGTTAGGCAGGCTATTGAATATAACAGGGTCAGCTATATCTCAAAGTATAAAGAAGGGCGAGAAATTGGCAAGAGAAAATAATCATAAGTTGATTACTTAA
- a CDS encoding U32 family peptidase: MNFRKKLELLAPAGSKEAFFSAIKAGADSMYIGVDKYNARLNADRLNLYDLEVLTNYAHEKNKKIYLALNTLIKHEEIYDAVKTLEKINVFKPDAIILQDLGLARIIKEEFPQLKLHASTQLAVHSRAGVEVLAKLGFERVILARELSQGDLKQTASKSPVELEIFCHGALCFSVSGMCLFSSFIGSRSGNRGWCTQPCRRIWKTSKKTGYLFSPKDLQLVEEIQNLGKIGIDSLKIEGRMRSSEYVFNVVSAYRMIIDAPEEGFNPSVQEAKKMLSRDWARSKTSLFFSGSDKTLFNPANAQCLGMNIGSVVNSNGTRIILKLNSELTEGDRIRISDPSNDITKTIKITEFKKDGDLYSIGLDENFKPGSPVFKAGDANWNEKILTKEVDAIYKGYNGKVRGNTKYQPLTYPDLIARQWCESQKSEGFQEERLWVKIDNPDWLEVLPLNSKRLMIVLSINTENMYNFKAIAGTLQYQGVNFACELTPYISQKEFASYSQIINAMAGAGIKFWILNNISHFKYFSNDTPKVSGHFLYTMNAFTGRVYKDLGTEYFTVSWEDDFLNIQRLTQSGMRSRLIVYLFGYPPVARSRMLDAGYLEEGEITNKSNENFWLRYEANSGVVLPEMPVMNFTVRKKLSGLGITNFGIDLSFIKPDKSKWKELYSGYLDQKNLPDTTKFNFKRGLH, translated from the coding sequence ATGAACTTTCGGAAAAAACTGGAATTACTAGCGCCTGCCGGGTCAAAAGAAGCTTTTTTCTCTGCCATAAAAGCCGGCGCCGACTCCATGTATATAGGAGTGGATAAATATAACGCGCGATTGAATGCGGATAGGCTGAATTTATATGATTTGGAAGTCCTGACTAATTATGCGCATGAGAAAAATAAAAAAATATATCTTGCGTTGAATACTCTTATAAAACACGAAGAAATTTATGACGCAGTTAAAACATTAGAAAAGATTAATGTTTTCAAACCTGACGCAATAATTTTGCAGGATTTAGGGTTGGCAAGAATAATTAAGGAAGAATTTCCTCAACTTAAACTTCATGCGAGCACCCAGCTGGCGGTGCATAGCCGCGCAGGCGTTGAAGTGCTTGCAAAACTTGGGTTTGAAAGAGTTATACTCGCGAGAGAACTTTCGCAGGGCGATTTAAAGCAGACAGCGTCAAAATCTCCGGTTGAACTGGAAATATTTTGCCACGGAGCTTTATGTTTCAGTGTTTCAGGAATGTGCCTGTTTTCAAGTTTCATAGGTTCAAGAAGCGGTAATCGCGGCTGGTGCACTCAGCCCTGCAGGCGTATCTGGAAAACTTCAAAAAAAACGGGTTACTTGTTTTCACCGAAGGATTTACAGCTTGTTGAAGAAATTCAAAACCTTGGGAAAATTGGAATTGATTCATTGAAAATAGAAGGAAGGATGCGCAGCAGCGAATATGTATTCAATGTTGTAAGCGCGTACAGAATGATTATTGATGCGCCGGAAGAGGGATTTAACCCGTCGGTCCAGGAAGCAAAAAAAATGCTTTCCAGGGATTGGGCGCGCTCAAAAACGTCCCTGTTTTTCTCAGGCTCTGATAAAACTCTTTTTAACCCGGCTAACGCGCAATGCTTGGGTATGAATATAGGAAGTGTTGTAAATTCTAATGGAACGAGAATTATTTTAAAATTAAATTCTGAGCTTACTGAGGGTGACCGCATTAGAATTTCCGACCCTTCAAACGACATAACTAAGACAATTAAAATTACTGAATTCAAAAAGGACGGCGATTTGTACTCGATAGGCCTAGATGAAAATTTTAAACCCGGCAGCCCGGTTTTTAAGGCCGGTGATGCAAATTGGAACGAAAAAATATTAACAAAAGAAGTCGATGCCATATACAAGGGCTATAACGGAAAAGTGCGGGGGAATACAAAATACCAGCCGCTAACTTATCCTGATTTGATTGCCAGGCAATGGTGCGAATCTCAAAAGAGCGAAGGGTTTCAAGAAGAACGACTATGGGTTAAAATTGACAATCCCGATTGGCTGGAAGTGCTGCCATTAAATTCAAAAAGATTAATGATTGTATTGAGTATTAATACAGAAAACATGTATAATTTCAAAGCCATTGCGGGCACATTACAGTATCAGGGCGTAAATTTTGCCTGCGAACTTACTCCTTATATAAGCCAGAAAGAATTTGCGTCCTATTCTCAGATTATAAATGCTATGGCGGGCGCAGGAATAAAATTCTGGATTTTAAACAATATTTCTCATTTTAAATATTTTTCAAATGATACGCCGAAAGTCTCGGGCCACTTCCTTTATACAATGAACGCTTTTACCGGCCGCGTTTACAAGGATTTGGGAACAGAATATTTTACTGTTTCGTGGGAAGATGATTTTCTTAATATCCAGAGGCTTACCCAATCAGGAATGCGTTCAAGGTTGATTGTTTACTTGTTTGGTTATCCGCCGGTTGCACGTTCAAGGATGCTTGATGCGGGTTATCTTGAAGAAGGAGAGATTACAAATAAATCTAACGAAAATTTTTGGCTGAGGTACGAAGCCAACTCCGGAGTTGTCCTGCCTGAGATGCCGGTAATGAATTTTACTGTTAGAAAAAAACTCTCAGGGCTTGGGATAACAAACTTTGGCATTGATTTGAGTTTCATTAAACCGGATAAAAGCAAATGGAAGGAATTGTACTCGGGTTACCTGGACCAGAAAAATCTCCCGGACACCACAAAATTCAACTTCAAACGCGGATTACATTAA
- a CDS encoding zinc-ribbon domain-containing protein, translating to MKCPKCNVENKEEAKTCKKCGTSLVLKEVWRPTWKWHAKVLGIIFVVLIVLFFTLNALFKPYMRKLPQDITPWLKSSQNTGTK from the coding sequence ATGAAATGTCCAAAATGTAACGTTGAAAACAAGGAAGAAGCTAAAACCTGTAAAAAGTGCGGTACTTCTCTAGTATTAAAAGAGGTATGGCGCCCTACGTGGAAGTGGCACGCCAAAGTTCTTGGAATTATTTTTGTTGTGCTTATCGTGCTTTTTTTCACGCTCAATGCTTTATTCAAGCCCTATATGCGGAAATTGCCGCAGGACATAACGCCCTGGTTGAAGTCGTCCCAAAACACCGGCACGAAATAG
- a CDS encoding saccharopine dehydrogenase NADP-binding domain-containing protein: MKKNVLVVGAGGVAHVVAHKCAQHNDVLGDICIASRKIEKCDAIIESIKRKNSLKDKSKKLHSRKLDAMDVASTVKLIKETNSQIIINLGTAYINMSVLEACIQAGNVCYMDTAIHEEPDKVCEDPPWYGNYEWKRKDRCKE, encoded by the coding sequence ATGAAAAAAAACGTATTAGTAGTAGGAGCAGGGGGCGTGGCGCACGTGGTAGCCCACAAGTGCGCTCAGCACAATGATGTTTTAGGCGATATCTGTATTGCGTCAAGAAAAATTGAAAAATGCGACGCTATCATCGAAAGCATAAAAAGAAAAAACAGCCTCAAAGACAAATCAAAAAAACTTCATTCGCGCAAATTGGATGCAATGGATGTAGCTTCTACAGTAAAACTAATTAAAGAAACCAATTCACAAATCATTATTAACCTGGGAACTGCCTATATTAATATGTCCGTCCTTGAAGCCTGTATTCAGGCAGGCAATGTCTGTTATATGGACACCGCTATTCATGAAGAACCGGATAAAGTCTGCGAAGACCCGCCGTGGTACGGAAATTATGAATGGAAACGCAAAGACCGCTGTAAAGAA
- the rfaE1 gene encoding D-glycero-beta-D-manno-heptose-7-phosphate kinase — protein sequence MKSKYFRYIERFSSKKILVIGDLILDKFLYGSVSRISPEAPVPVVDVTKETFTPGGAGNVTNNISSLGAKALLAGVIGNDSPGETLIARLKALNINTDGVIIDEARPTTIKTRVIAHHQQIVRYDKESREKLSSGTLSKMTDYIIQAAKEANAIMISDYGKGVITSDLLKKIIPLANTKGIPITVDPKIEHFLQYKKITTMTPNLNEAIQGIGLLKKISSEQEIKELGQKILKTLSSKSVIITLGERGMAIFEKSKPPVFIPTRAKEVYDVTGAGDTVIAVLTMCLASGAPLKEAAEIANYAAGAVVAKLGTATVTIEELKNAIKE from the coding sequence ATGAAAAGCAAGTATTTCCGATATATAGAAAGGTTTTCAAGTAAAAAAATCCTTGTAATCGGGGATCTGATATTAGACAAGTTCCTCTATGGCAGCGTATCGCGCATATCCCCCGAAGCCCCGGTGCCGGTTGTGGATGTGACAAAAGAAACATTTACGCCCGGCGGAGCCGGTAACGTAACCAACAATATTAGTTCACTTGGCGCAAAAGCGCTGCTTGCGGGAGTAATAGGCAATGACAGCCCCGGGGAAACGCTCATAGCCAGATTAAAGGCCCTCAATATAAATACCGACGGTGTAATTATAGACGAAGCCCGCCCTACAACCATAAAAACCAGAGTAATAGCCCATCACCAGCAGATAGTAAGATACGATAAAGAAAGCAGGGAAAAACTTTCATCCGGTACGCTTTCAAAAATGACTGACTATATCATTCAAGCAGCAAAAGAAGCAAATGCAATAATGATCTCCGATTATGGTAAGGGGGTTATTACCTCAGACCTACTCAAAAAAATTATTCCTTTAGCCAACACAAAAGGCATTCCCATCACAGTAGACCCGAAAATAGAGCATTTTCTGCAATATAAAAAAATTACCACGATGACACCCAACCTCAATGAAGCAATACAGGGTATTGGATTGCTCAAGAAAATTTCTTCCGAGCAGGAAATCAAAGAACTCGGCCAGAAAATACTTAAAACTCTTTCCAGTAAATCAGTGATAATTACCCTGGGGGAAAGAGGAATGGCAATATTTGAGAAATCAAAGCCGCCTGTTTTTATACCCACGCGCGCAAAAGAAGTTTATGATGTTACAGGAGCCGGTGATACGGTAATAGCGGTGCTCACCATGTGCCTTGCATCAGGCGCGCCTCTGAAGGAAGCGGCGGAAATAGCCAATTATGCCGCCGGCGCAGTTGTTGCCAAACTCGGCACGGCAACAGTGACTATTGAAGAATTGAAAAATGCAATCAAAGAATAA
- a CDS encoding Fic family protein, whose amino-acid sequence MDNIIDKYSWINFSINLKNLPVLTWVQLGECVSKIEHICSVPLKPTISEEMHKVYLVKGVQATTAIEGNSLTEEEVRMRLDNKLKLPPSKEYLGKEVDNILLLCNELKNKKIPSEKEHLLNCEDIFHYNKTILKEIPLLEHIIPGKYRTYSVGVGSYRAPDFNDVPLLMEKYCTWLNNSDYFIIDEKYPVLNSIVKAIVAHLYFAWIHPFGDGNGRTARIIELYILLSSGVPSPAAHLLSNHYNATRAEYYKQLDEAGRKNDVNGFVSYSVQGFLDGLKEQLKYIFSQVIETSWESYVYETFREHKHHENITKRIRSLLLELSKQNKPVLFNDLTTISKPVMEMYRNKTTKTLSRDINELEKLDMIEKTEQGYRAKIEKLLVLLPMVIK is encoded by the coding sequence ATGGACAATATTATTGACAAATACTCGTGGATTAACTTCAGTATCAATCTTAAAAACTTACCGGTTCTAACCTGGGTTCAATTAGGTGAATGTGTATCTAAAATTGAACATATTTGCAGCGTTCCGCTAAAACCAACGATTTCAGAAGAAATGCATAAGGTATATCTGGTCAAAGGTGTTCAGGCAACAACAGCAATAGAAGGAAACAGTTTAACAGAAGAAGAAGTAAGAATGCGTTTAGATAATAAGCTTAAATTACCGCCATCAAAAGAATATTTAGGAAAAGAAGTAGACAATATACTCCTTTTATGTAATGAATTGAAAAATAAAAAAATACCATCAGAAAAGGAACATTTATTAAATTGCGAAGACATATTTCATTATAATAAAACAATTCTTAAAGAAATTCCGTTATTAGAACATATTATTCCGGGAAAATACAGAACTTACTCCGTGGGGGTTGGCAGTTACAGGGCACCTGATTTCAATGATGTTCCTTTACTAATGGAAAAGTATTGTACGTGGTTAAATAACAGTGATTATTTTATTATTGACGAAAAATATCCTGTTTTAAATAGCATAGTGAAAGCAATTGTTGCTCATTTATATTTTGCCTGGATACATCCTTTTGGGGACGGTAACGGGCGCACAGCCAGAATCATTGAATTGTATATACTTCTAAGTTCAGGCGTTCCTTCTCCCGCCGCTCATCTATTGAGCAACCATTATAACGCAACAAGAGCGGAATATTACAAACAACTTGATGAAGCAGGCAGGAAAAATGATGTTAATGGTTTTGTATCTTATTCTGTTCAGGGATTTTTAGATGGTTTAAAGGAACAACTTAAATACATTTTTAGCCAAGTTATAGAAACATCCTGGGAAAGTTACGTCTATGAAACTTTCAGGGAACATAAACATCATGAAAATATTACAAAAAGAATAAGAAGTTTATTATTGGAGTTGTCAAAACAAAATAAGCCCGTGCTTTTTAATGATTTAACGACTATAAGTAAACCGGTTATGGAAATGTATCGGAACAAAACAACAAAAACACTATCCAGGGATATTAATGAATTGGAAAAACTTGATATGATAGAAAAAACCGAGCAGGGCTATAGGGCAAAAATAGAAAAGTTACTGGTTTTATTGCCAATGGTAATTAAATGA
- a CDS encoding KpsF/GutQ family sugar-phosphate isomerase produces MKDIAKFAKEVLQIESDAVKEQIKHIDNDFLGSVSLINEAINNSGRVIILGMGKSGLIGRKISSTFASIGIPSNSIHPAEIVHGDLGMVTNSDILMALSYSGESEEFKKILPIIKSMNIKIISMTGRANSFITKFADYTLLTFVKKEACPHNLVPTASTTAMLAMGDALVLSVSKLRGFKREDYAKFHPGGILGNKVTLRVEKIMRTGGENPVISQDASVEQGLVVMTKTKIGSLSIVDPKGKLAGYFTDGDLRRILPKDKNILSRKLKDVMTKNPKCIAPGKLALEAAEMMNKYNCDNLPVIGADGQPIGIIDERDLIIAGIK; encoded by the coding sequence ATGAAAGACATAGCTAAATTTGCAAAAGAAGTTTTACAAATTGAATCTGATGCGGTAAAAGAGCAAATCAAACATATAGACAATGATTTTTTAGGTTCTGTAAGCCTGATTAATGAAGCCATAAACAATTCCGGAAGGGTGATAATTCTCGGGATGGGAAAATCCGGGCTTATTGGGAGAAAAATATCTTCCACCTTTGCCTCCATCGGCATTCCGTCAAATTCAATTCATCCGGCAGAAATCGTGCATGGGGATTTGGGGATGGTCACTAATTCAGATATTCTGATGGCGCTTTCCTATTCGGGAGAGTCGGAGGAATTTAAAAAAATATTGCCCATTATAAAAAGCATGAATATTAAAATAATATCAATGACGGGCCGCGCAAATTCTTTTATCACAAAATTTGCAGATTATACCCTTCTTACCTTTGTAAAAAAGGAAGCTTGCCCCCATAATCTGGTACCTACTGCATCAACCACCGCCATGCTTGCAATGGGCGATGCGCTTGTTCTCTCGGTCAGTAAATTAAGGGGGTTCAAAAGGGAGGATTACGCAAAGTTTCATCCGGGCGGTATTTTGGGCAATAAAGTAACTCTTAGAGTTGAAAAAATTATGCGTACGGGCGGTGAAAATCCCGTGATAAGCCAGGATGCTTCAGTAGAACAAGGGCTTGTGGTTATGACTAAAACAAAGATTGGATCGCTTAGCATAGTAGATCCAAAGGGTAAACTGGCAGGGTATTTCACCGACGGTGACCTTAGAAGAATACTCCCGAAAGATAAAAATATACTTTCAAGAAAACTTAAAGATGTAATGACGAAAAATCCAAAATGTATTGCACCGGGAAAACTGGCGCTGGAAGCTGCAGAGATGATGAATAAATACAATTGCGATAATCTGCCTGTTATTGGCGCTGATGGACAGCCTATCGGCATTATCGATGAGCGCGATTTAATAATTGCAGGAATAAAATGA
- the kdsA gene encoding 3-deoxy-8-phosphooctulonate synthase has translation MMKVIQVGKIKIGGKNPLVLIAGPCVIEEEKLTINTAEKIKKITDKLKIPFIFKSSYDKSNRGSIDYYRGPGLKKGLKILEKIKKELSIPVISDVHCRNEIAQAAEVLDVIQIPAYLCSQTDMVVEAAKMGKPINIKKGQFLAPWDMKKICDKAISTGNDKIFLTDRGTIFGYNNLICDMRSFLLMQELGFPVIADITHVVRMPGPPSKDSSGGQPKLIYPLSFAAVGAGCDGLFLEVHPNPAKALCDAASMLALDKLEALLIKAKQLSEIIRGIH, from the coding sequence ATAATGAAAGTAATCCAGGTGGGTAAAATAAAAATCGGCGGCAAGAACCCTTTAGTGCTTATTGCAGGCCCTTGTGTGATTGAAGAAGAAAAACTTACTATAAACACGGCTGAGAAAATAAAGAAAATAACAGACAAATTGAAAATTCCTTTTATTTTTAAGTCGTCTTATGACAAATCTAACCGCGGATCAATTGATTATTACCGCGGGCCTGGGTTAAAAAAAGGTTTGAAGATTTTAGAGAAAATTAAAAAAGAGCTTTCAATCCCAGTCATTTCAGATGTTCACTGCAGAAACGAAATAGCCCAGGCGGCGGAAGTTCTTGACGTTATTCAGATTCCTGCCTATTTGTGCTCGCAAACAGATATGGTTGTAGAAGCTGCAAAAATGGGTAAACCGATTAATATAAAAAAAGGGCAATTTCTTGCGCCGTGGGACATGAAAAAAATATGCGACAAAGCAATATCAACAGGCAATGACAAAATATTCCTGACCGACAGAGGCACGATTTTCGGTTATAATAACCTTATATGCGACATGCGTTCCTTCCTGCTTATGCAGGAGCTGGGTTTTCCCGTTATAGCAGATATTACTCACGTAGTCCGCATGCCGGGGCCGCCATCGAAGGATTCGTCCGGCGGGCAGCCAAAACTGATTTATCCGCTTTCATTTGCAGCTGTAGGTGCCGGCTGCGACGGGCTGTTCCTGGAAGTGCATCCGAATCCGGCGAAAGCGCTTTGCGATGCGGCAAGCATGCTCGCGCTGGACAAACTTGAGGCTTTATTGATAAAAGCAAAACAGTTAAGTGAAATAATAAGGGGGATTCATTGA
- a CDS encoding fructose-6-phosphate aldolase, which translates to MKLFIDSVDLDEIKQVADWGLLGGVTTNPTLMAKKVSGTAGNEGLQEQKKLLADICKIAKVDVLAEPLSAEYDGIMKESLKLAAISPQIVAKLPMTPDSVKAVGALKKKKIKTALTLVFSPAQALVAAVAGADYICPFVGRLDDIGQNGLDMISEIQQIYKNYQFRTEVIVVSVRNNAHVLGSAKHGAAAVSIPFKVFKELFKHDLTDAGIKKFLEDWSKVSQK; encoded by the coding sequence TTGAAATTATTTATTGATTCAGTTGATTTGGACGAAATAAAACAAGTTGCTGATTGGGGATTGCTCGGCGGAGTTACTACCAACCCTACGTTGATGGCAAAAAAAGTCTCCGGTACGGCGGGTAACGAAGGTTTGCAGGAACAAAAAAAGCTTCTTGCGGATATATGCAAAATTGCAAAAGTTGACGTGCTTGCCGAGCCGCTAAGCGCGGAATATGACGGTATTATGAAAGAATCGCTTAAACTTGCGGCAATTTCACCGCAAATAGTCGCAAAACTGCCCATGACCCCGGACAGCGTAAAGGCAGTAGGCGCTTTAAAAAAGAAAAAAATCAAGACAGCGCTCACTCTTGTATTTTCACCGGCGCAGGCCTTGGTGGCGGCAGTTGCCGGCGCAGACTACATTTGCCCGTTTGTTGGCCGGCTGGACGATATCGGCCAGAATGGGCTGGATATGATTTCTGAAATACAGCAGATATATAAAAATTACCAATTCAGGACTGAAGTTATAGTCGTCTCGGTAAGAAATAACGCGCATGTCCTGGGTTCAGCCAAACACGGAGCGGCCGCAGTTTCGATACCGTTTAAAGTATTTAAAGAATTGTTCAAACATGATTTAACGGATGCAGGCATAAAGAAATTTTTAGAAGACTGGAGCAAAGTAAGTCAGAAATAA
- the nspC gene encoding carboxynorspermidine decarboxylase, producing the protein MVLATPYYLIDEKKLLSNLKKIKHIREVSGAKSVLALKCFSAWCVFDLMKKYMDGTASSSLYEARLGKEKFGKEVHAYSVAYNDEEIKEVSSFAGKIIFNSISQLKKYREIAEKIKNIKLGLRVNPKISYSHFDLADPARKYSRLGVINKNELLKVAPLISGLMFHFNCENNDFANLSHSLDTIGRKYGDILNKMEWVSLGGGLYFTKTGYPIEKFCKKLKEFSKKFDVQVYLEPGESAITQSAELVTTVLDLVHNDIDIAIVDASTEAHMLDLLIYRTPAIIDAPASKNGKYKYMVAGRSCLAGDVFGTYNFKSPLKTGSEIRISDAAGYSMVKKNWFNGLPMPSIAVKRLNGKIEIVRKFTYNDFKNSLS; encoded by the coding sequence ATGGTTTTAGCAACACCTTATTATTTAATTGACGAAAAAAAACTTCTGAGTAATCTTAAAAAAATAAAACACATCCGTGAAGTTTCCGGCGCAAAGTCCGTACTTGCCTTGAAATGTTTCTCCGCGTGGTGTGTTTTTGATTTAATGAAGAAATATATGGACGGCACCGCGAGCAGTTCGCTTTATGAAGCGCGCCTGGGAAAAGAAAAATTCGGCAAAGAGGTTCACGCTTACAGCGTTGCTTATAATGATGAAGAAATAAAAGAAGTTTCAAGTTTTGCAGGCAAAATTATTTTCAATTCTATTTCACAACTTAAAAAATATCGCGAAATAGCGGAAAAAATAAAAAATATAAAATTGGGCCTGCGGGTTAATCCTAAAATCAGTTACTCACATTTTGATTTAGCTGACCCTGCAAGAAAATATTCAAGGCTTGGAGTTATAAACAAAAACGAACTTTTGAAAGTTGCGCCATTAATCAGCGGCCTGATGTTCCATTTCAACTGCGAGAATAATGACTTCGCTAATCTTTCGCATTCACTTGATACAATAGGCCGCAAATACGGAGATATATTGAATAAAATGGAATGGGTCAGCCTTGGCGGAGGGCTTTATTTTACCAAAACAGGTTATCCGATTGAAAAATTCTGCAAAAAATTAAAAGAATTCAGTAAAAAGTTCGATGTTCAGGTTTACCTGGAGCCCGGAGAATCTGCAATTACGCAATCAGCGGAACTTGTTACAACGGTACTGGACCTGGTTCATAATGATATTGACATTGCAATTGTTGACGCTTCTACTGAAGCCCATATGCTGGATTTACTTATTTACCGGACTCCTGCAATAATTGACGCGCCCGCTTCTAAAAATGGAAAATATAAATACATGGTGGCCGGGAGATCCTGCCTGGCAGGAGACGTGTTTGGGACATATAATTTTAAATCTCCTTTAAAAACAGGAAGTGAAATAAGAATTTCTGATGCGGCAGGATATTCAATGGTTAAAAAGAACTGGTTTAACGGACTGCCGATGCCTTCAATAGCAGTTAAGAGACTGAATGGGAAAATAGAAATAGTGCGTAAATTTACTTATAACGATTTTAAAAATAGTTTATCGTAA
- the kdsB gene encoding 3-deoxy-manno-octulosonate cytidylyltransferase, producing the protein MKIICVIPARYASTRFPGKPLVNIFGKPLIQRVWERAKLAKLVNKVIIATDDKRIFDKAKEFGAQVIMTSVNCKTGTDRIAQAVKKINCDIVVNLQGDEPLISPKLIDKTIQAILDDKSAAVSTPICAPGSGEKLDDTNIAKVVFDKNMHALYFSRSVIPDSARFTGTGKKDFYYKHIGLYVYRKNFLEKFVKLKESTLEKAEKLEQLRIIENGYKIKVVIVENDGAVDVDVPGDVRIVEGLIKKGGR; encoded by the coding sequence ATGAAAATAATATGCGTTATTCCTGCAAGATATGCTTCAACAAGATTTCCCGGGAAACCTCTCGTAAACATTTTCGGCAAGCCCCTGATCCAGAGAGTGTGGGAAAGAGCGAAACTGGCAAAACTTGTAAATAAAGTAATTATAGCAACCGACGACAAAAGAATTTTTGATAAAGCAAAAGAATTCGGTGCGCAGGTTATAATGACATCAGTAAACTGCAAAACAGGTACAGACAGAATCGCGCAAGCGGTAAAAAAAATTAATTGTGACATAGTAGTCAACCTGCAGGGTGATGAACCTCTTATTTCTCCGAAATTGATTGATAAAACAATCCAGGCTATTCTCGATGACAAATCGGCAGCAGTATCCACGCCCATTTGTGCCCCCGGCAGTGGAGAAAAACTGGATGATACGAATATTGCCAAGGTTGTTTTTGATAAAAATATGCATGCTCTGTATTTTTCCCGTTCAGTAATCCCCGACAGCGCGCGATTTACCGGTACCGGTAAAAAGGATTTTTATTACAAACACATAGGGCTTTACGTGTATAGAAAGAATTTTTTAGAAAAATTTGTAAAACTGAAGGAAAGCACACTGGAAAAAGCGGAAAAATTGGAACAATTAAGAATAATTGAAAATGGTTATAAAATAAAAGTTGTAATTGTAGAAAATGACGGGGCAGTTGATGTGGATGTTCCGGGAGATGTAAGAATAGTTGAAGGTTTAATTAAAAAAGGCGGCAGATAA